In one window of Candidatus Angelobacter sp. DNA:
- the mtnA gene encoding S-methyl-5-thioribose-1-phosphate isomerase, producing MNVTVGRRTRHYRTVTFDSQDNAVLLIEQRLLPHKFEVVSTRDFRETARAIRDMVVRGAGAIGATAAYGLAQGARAFRGKAIAGFSRHIDGVYRTLEAARPTAVDPVNAMNEVLHAMSAGKTVEEQQALALAAAEEFANADVKHCEAIGRHGAPLIRDGMRVLTHCNAGWLAFVDVGTATAPIYAAQAEHKKIHVFCDETRPRSQGATLTAWELSQQGISHEIIADNAAGHLMQRGEIDLVIVGSDRTLGHTGEVANKIGTYTKAILAARHNVPFYVTIPLSTIDWRLSSGHDIPIEERDQTEVLGAWGTLQTPNGKRGTRDGRRVFIRVANPSSNARNPGFDVTPPELITGIITPTGIFNPKELWTKRHRLGWREQA from the coding sequence ATGAACGTAACTGTCGGCCGACGCACCCGGCACTATCGAACAGTCACATTCGATTCGCAGGATAACGCGGTGCTGCTCATCGAACAGCGACTGCTTCCTCATAAATTCGAAGTCGTATCGACGCGAGACTTCAGGGAAACAGCCCGGGCCATCAGAGACATGGTCGTGCGCGGCGCGGGGGCGATCGGCGCAACGGCGGCGTATGGTCTGGCTCAGGGTGCGCGTGCGTTTCGCGGTAAGGCAATCGCGGGTTTTTCCCGTCACATTGACGGAGTTTATCGGACTCTTGAAGCCGCGCGTCCGACGGCCGTTGACCCGGTGAACGCCATGAACGAAGTCCTCCACGCGATGAGCGCGGGCAAAACCGTCGAGGAACAACAGGCGCTGGCGCTGGCTGCGGCCGAGGAATTCGCCAACGCCGACGTGAAGCATTGCGAGGCGATCGGCCGGCACGGCGCGCCGTTGATCCGGGATGGAATGAGAGTTCTGACGCATTGCAATGCCGGCTGGCTCGCGTTCGTGGACGTCGGCACTGCCACGGCCCCGATTTATGCCGCGCAGGCGGAGCACAAAAAAATTCACGTCTTCTGCGACGAAACCCGGCCGCGTTCGCAAGGCGCGACGCTGACGGCCTGGGAGCTCTCGCAGCAGGGTATTTCTCACGAGATCATCGCCGACAATGCCGCCGGTCATCTGATGCAGCGCGGAGAAATCGATTTGGTCATTGTGGGAAGTGACCGCACGCTGGGACACACCGGCGAAGTGGCGAACAAAATCGGGACTTACACGAAGGCGATCCTGGCCGCACGGCACAACGTCCCATTCTATGTCACGATTCCGCTCTCAACTATCGACTGGCGCTTATCGTCAGGTCACGACATTCCGATTGAAGAGCGCGATCAAACCGAGGTCCTCGGCGCATGGGGCACCCTGCAAACCCCGAACGGGAAGCGCGGGACTCGCGATGGCCGACGAGTGTTTATCCGCGTGGCGAATCCGTCGAGCAACGCGCGCAACCCCGGTTTCGACGTCACGCCCCCCGAACTCATTACGGGTATCATCACACCGACAGGGATATTCAATCCGAAAGAACTGTGGACGAAGCGGCACAGGCTAGGCTGGAGAGAGCAGGCGTGA